The proteins below are encoded in one region of Anguilla anguilla isolate fAngAng1 chromosome 3, fAngAng1.pri, whole genome shotgun sequence:
- the LOC118223460 gene encoding uncharacterized protein LOC118223460 isoform X1: MGYTDLGWLQGATLSCSVTSLGEFPLHQQQSAMDQVRRSAGEALWGMCAADAMSMPVHWYYTVQDIKNDFGGWIACFQSPRSRHPSSILTLSNTAGSGRSRSSVQRPPVVGSVILHDKLKFWKLPGGSVHYHQGLPAGGNTLNMLCTLRVARTLTEGGSSSVGGSGSVGGSWSAADRLARAAVLADYVRFMTTPGSHDDTYAESFHRAFFSDWQETRPTSPSEVLEFAERRYKEKMSGLIADSQLDAIGCLPMAIPFLLLSAHATEDQAVTAAVEFVRLTHPHPRLDGCVSLYARALHAALNGACIRQLSEAALRSPALDVWDTCQHYMHRASRFPGSSEERLQVHQSAVAALGLACYTKGALSSLFYLAHEFHDDLRGGILANTNCGGENCNRGAALGALLGAGRVGGAVPQEWKEGLVNAREIRAILENM; the protein is encoded by the exons ATGGGCTACACAGACCTGGGCTGGCTTCAAGGAGCTACCTTGTCCTGCTCTGTTACATCTTTGGGCGAATTTCCGCTCCACCAACAGCA AAGCGCGATGGATCAGGTGCGCAGGTCGGCAGGCGAGGCGTTGTGGGGCATGTGTGCCGCGGATGCCATGTCCATGCCGGTGCACTGGTATTACACCGTTCAGGACATCAAGAACGACTTCGGGGGCTGGATAGCGTGCTTCCAGTCGCCGAGGAGCCGACATCCGTCCAGTATTCTCACGCTGTCAAACACAG CGGGCAGCGGCCGATCTCGGTCCTCAGTCCAGCGCCCCCCGGTGGTGGGCAGTGTCATCCTACACGACAAGCTCAAATTCTGGAAGTTGCCAGGCGGTTCAGTCCATTATCACCAAg GGCTCCCTGCTGGGGGGAACACACTGAACATGCTGTGCACACTGAGAGTGGCACGGACGCTGACCGAGGGGGGGTCCAGCAGCGTGGGGGGGTCGGGCAGCGTGGGGGGGTCCTGGAGCGCGGCGGATCGGCTGGCCCGCGCGGCGGTACTGGCCGATTACGTGCGCTTCATGACCACACCCGGGTCACATGATGACACCTACGCCGAATCCTTCCACAGAGCCTTCTTCTCCGACTGGCAGGAGACACGGCCTACCTCTCCCAGTGAG GTTTTGGAGTTTGCTGAAAGGCGCTATAAAGAGAAGATGAGCGGCTTGATCGCTGACAGCCAGCTGGATGCCATCGGCTGCCTCCCCATGGCGATTCCTTTCCTACTGCTGTCCGCCCACGCTACTGAAGACCAGGCT GTGACGGCAGCAGTAGAGTTTGTTCGGCTCACTCACCCTCACCCGCGGCTGGACGGGTGCGTCTCCCTGTACGCCCGGGCGCTCCACGCCGCGCTGAACGGGGCGTGTATCAGACAGCTGAGCGAGGCGGCGCTACGCTCGCCCGCCCTGGACGTGTGGGACACCTGCCAGCACTACATGCACAGAGCGTCCAG GTTTCCCGGGAGCTCAGAGGAGAGGCTGCAGGTGCATCAGAGTGCAGTGGCTGCGCTGGGGCTGGCCTGTTACACTAAAG GTGCGCTCAGCAGTCTGTTCTATCTGGCTCATGAGTTTCATGATGACCTTCGTGGAGGAATCCTGGCGAATACTAACTGTGGAG gggAGAACTGTAACCGTGGTGCTGCACTCGGAGCTCtgctgggggcggggcgtgTAGGCGGAGCCGTGCCTCAGGAGTGGAAGGAAGGCCTGGTCAACGCTCGGGAGATACGGGCTATCCTGGAGAACATGtaa
- the setdb2 gene encoding histone-lysine N-methyltransferase SETDB2 has protein sequence MENIMPSEIEKAKEFWRNVDVSFIFGALCDRLQYLRDRIEAERASDREFIVGMNIILASELYISPKAETDSDEESLLYGDVLPVAVTDGDPVEWKVEGEVSQGSSRNSSPFSPDAPVSPSQPEGDDLSLPPSPLQFESSELLPSPPENQDLLAPLSPSHTEGEGPRTPPSPAQTGRGSPMAPLCLLQPVFQPHSCSWICLPLPSLSAYQHLRGRNPLKVPLIWGFQRLHAAPPGQGAESGGPVVFYKAPCGRSLRGPGEVLRYLRETEADAQLHLGNFSFSAAVLLQRRVPPPGGARELLDADISRGAEPVAVQLWNAVDEGRPARFRYRSQCWLRGCLPGAGPVYASCCDCADGCADPRTCACLQLSLRPAPNAQLYRFRRLPRPLPSGLYECGPWCGCDRARCQNRVVQHGLQVRLQVFRSQDRGWGVRCIDDLDAGTFVCTYTGVVLRAGPDSGTSRLSAVTSDPSPLKRKREEQSSDDEVEVVEEWRVPAVESGSPPNPEPPNPSPASPPVHVSVIKTPAGPLAAADGEQEPQSGGVERGTSPFSVSHPLLLLPQTNTDAENGKWEGKEAEPGLNSEWAWLGEGGDGEEGHTGADEEHLYYLDATEEGNVGRFLNHSCCPNLFVQNVFIDSHHRDFPTVAFFTSRAVTAGTELTWNYSYDPGSVPEQEVPCQCGCESCQGTLI, from the exons ATGGAGAACATTATGCCGTCGGAAATTG AGAAAGCTAAGGAATTCTGGAGAAATGTGGATGTGAGCTTTATATTTGGTGCCCTGTGTGATCGCCTGCAGTACCTGAGAGACAGGATTGAAGCGGAGAGAGCTTCAGACAGAG AGTTTATTGTGGGTATGAACATAATTCTGGCATCTGAACTCTACATCAGTCCAAAGGCCGAGACTGACTCTGATGAGGAGTCTCTGCTTTACGGTG ACGTTCTGCCAGTGGCCGTGACAGACGGGGACCCTGTGGAGTGGAAGGTGGAGGGTGAGGTGTCACAGGGCAGCTCTCG aaacagcTCCCCTTTCAGCCCGGACGCCCCCGTATCGCCCTCCCAGCCCGAAGGAGACGACCTCTCCCTGCCGCCATCGCCCCTGCAGTTTGAAAGCAGCGAACTCCTGCCCTCCCCGCCTGAAAACCAGGACCTcctcgcccccctctctcccagccaCACTGAAGGAGAAGGCCCCCGGACCCCCCCGTCTCCGGCCCAGACGGGGAGGGGCAGCCCCATGGCCCCGCTCTGCCTCCTCCAGCCCGTCTTCCAGCCCCACTCCTGCAGCTGGATctgcctgcccctcccctcgctGTCAGCCTATCAGCACCTCCGGGGTCGCAACCCCTTGAAAGTTCCCCTGATTTGGGGTTTCCAGCGGCTGCATGCCGCGCCCCCGGGGCAGGGGGCAGAGTCTGGAGGGCCGGTCGTCTTTTACAAGGCGccgtgtgggcggagcctgcggGGGCCGGGGGAGGTGCTGCGCTACCTGCGGGAGACGGAGGCCGACGCCCAGCTGCACCTGGGCAACTTCAGCTTCAGCGCCGCGGTGCTGCTGCAGCGCAGGGTCCCGCCCCCAGGGGGCGCCAGGGAGCTGCTGGACGCGGACATCAgccggggggcggagcctgtggcGGTGCAGCTGTGGAACGCGGTGGACGAGGGGCGGCCCGCGCGGTTCCGGTACCGCTCGCAGTGCTGGCTGCGCGGCTGCctgccgggggcggggcccgtcTACGCGTCCTGCTGCGACTGCGCAGACGGCTGCGCAGACCCACGCACCTGCGCCTGCCTGCAGCTCTCCCTCCGGCCTGCCCCCAACGCCCAGCTCTACCGCTTCAGacgcctgccccgccccctgccctctgg GCTGTACGAGTGTGGACCGTGGTGTGGGTGTGACCGCGCTCGCTGTCAGAACCGCGTGGTCCAGCACGGTCTGCAGGTGCGCCTGCAGGTGTTCCGCTCCCAGGACCGGGGGTGGGGCGTGCGCTGCATCGATGACCTCGACGCGGGCACCTTCGTCTGCACGTACAcag GTGTGGTTCTGAGGGCGGGGCCAGATTCGGGAACGTCGCGTTTGAGCgcggtgacctctgacccttccCCTCTCAAACggaagagagaggagcagtCCTCGGACGatgaggtggaggtggtggaggagtgGAGGGTGCCCGCGGTGGAGTCGGGCTCCCCCCCGAACCCTGAACCCCCgaacccctcccccgcctcgccccccgTGCACGTGTCTGTGATCAAGACGCCAGCGGGACCGCTGGCTGCAGCAGACGGCGAGCAGGAG CCCCAGTCTGGAGGTGTAGAGAGAGGAACATCTCCCTTCTCAGTGTCCCACCCACTCCTACTGCTGCCCCAAACCAACACAG ATGCAGAGAACGGCAAGTGGGAGGGCAAAGAGGCGGAGCCTGGGCTGAACTCGGAGTGGGCGTGGCTAGGGGAGGGCGGAGACGGAGAGGAGGGTCACACCGGAGCAGACGAGGAACACCTGTACTACCTGGACGCCACAGAGGAGGGCAATGTGGGGAGATTCCTTAAT cATAGCTGCTGCCCGAACCTCTTTGTGCAGAACGTCTTCATCGACTCCCACCACCGCGACTTCCCCACGGTCGCCTTCTTCACCAGCAG GGCGGTGACCGCTGGAACAGAGCTGACCTGGAACTACTCGTACGACCCAGGAAGTGTTCCGGAACAGGAAGTGCCgtgtcagtgtggctgtgagAGTTGCCAGGGAACGCTGATCTGA
- the LOC118223460 gene encoding uncharacterized protein LOC118223460 isoform X2 — protein sequence MDRSAMDQVRRSAGEALWGMCAADAMSMPVHWYYTVQDIKNDFGGWIACFQSPRSRHPSSILTLSNTAGSGRSRSSVQRPPVVGSVILHDKLKFWKLPGGSVHYHQGLPAGGNTLNMLCTLRVARTLTEGGSSSVGGSGSVGGSWSAADRLARAAVLADYVRFMTTPGSHDDTYAESFHRAFFSDWQETRPTSPSEVLEFAERRYKEKMSGLIADSQLDAIGCLPMAIPFLLLSAHATEDQAVTAAVEFVRLTHPHPRLDGCVSLYARALHAALNGACIRQLSEAALRSPALDVWDTCQHYMHRASRFPGSSEERLQVHQSAVAALGLACYTKGALSSLFYLAHEFHDDLRGGILANTNCGGENCNRGAALGALLGAGRVGGAVPQEWKEGLVNAREIRAILENM from the exons atGGACAGAAGCGCGATGGATCAGGTGCGCAGGTCGGCAGGCGAGGCGTTGTGGGGCATGTGTGCCGCGGATGCCATGTCCATGCCGGTGCACTGGTATTACACCGTTCAGGACATCAAGAACGACTTCGGGGGCTGGATAGCGTGCTTCCAGTCGCCGAGGAGCCGACATCCGTCCAGTATTCTCACGCTGTCAAACACAG CGGGCAGCGGCCGATCTCGGTCCTCAGTCCAGCGCCCCCCGGTGGTGGGCAGTGTCATCCTACACGACAAGCTCAAATTCTGGAAGTTGCCAGGCGGTTCAGTCCATTATCACCAAg GGCTCCCTGCTGGGGGGAACACACTGAACATGCTGTGCACACTGAGAGTGGCACGGACGCTGACCGAGGGGGGGTCCAGCAGCGTGGGGGGGTCGGGCAGCGTGGGGGGGTCCTGGAGCGCGGCGGATCGGCTGGCCCGCGCGGCGGTACTGGCCGATTACGTGCGCTTCATGACCACACCCGGGTCACATGATGACACCTACGCCGAATCCTTCCACAGAGCCTTCTTCTCCGACTGGCAGGAGACACGGCCTACCTCTCCCAGTGAG GTTTTGGAGTTTGCTGAAAGGCGCTATAAAGAGAAGATGAGCGGCTTGATCGCTGACAGCCAGCTGGATGCCATCGGCTGCCTCCCCATGGCGATTCCTTTCCTACTGCTGTCCGCCCACGCTACTGAAGACCAGGCT GTGACGGCAGCAGTAGAGTTTGTTCGGCTCACTCACCCTCACCCGCGGCTGGACGGGTGCGTCTCCCTGTACGCCCGGGCGCTCCACGCCGCGCTGAACGGGGCGTGTATCAGACAGCTGAGCGAGGCGGCGCTACGCTCGCCCGCCCTGGACGTGTGGGACACCTGCCAGCACTACATGCACAGAGCGTCCAG GTTTCCCGGGAGCTCAGAGGAGAGGCTGCAGGTGCATCAGAGTGCAGTGGCTGCGCTGGGGCTGGCCTGTTACACTAAAG GTGCGCTCAGCAGTCTGTTCTATCTGGCTCATGAGTTTCATGATGACCTTCGTGGAGGAATCCTGGCGAATACTAACTGTGGAG gggAGAACTGTAACCGTGGTGCTGCACTCGGAGCTCtgctgggggcggggcgtgTAGGCGGAGCCGTGCCTCAGGAGTGGAAGGAAGGCCTGGTCAACGCTCGGGAGATACGGGCTATCCTGGAGAACATGtaa
- the LOC118223459 gene encoding coagulation factor VII-like, translated as MLRALLLVTLAFSYVSASVFIRKDDAHVLLHRSRRANSGFLEEMKQGNLERECVEEICDYEEAREVFEDDAKTKQFWMTYNRRDPCLDNPCKNNGTCIYMDNSYQCQCPEGFEGKYCQEVFEDTLKCLYRNGGCEQFCNATGPRRRCACAEGYALGDNGKDCVPQVLYPCGKIPLLSVENQTAQATVRIVGGNQCPRGHCPWQVLLEHKGKSLCGGVIVRPDWVITAAHCVHNRDITDFKVVAGEHDLSVPEDSEQRISVAQAIAHERYDAASGDSDIALVRLREPVAFSTMAAPVCLPEREFSLRELSATRLSTLSGWGGLTAGGNAPPPGPARPVSPVLRRLEVPLVPAAECGPKSGVNLTQSMFCAGYLHGLQPACRGDDGSPLVTQYRGTAFLTGLVGWGRGCQTPGYYGIFTRVDHFLPWLHETMSTPKPRPQPDPQARPQTLPQPEVDLEQKQV; from the exons ATGCTGCGGGCATTACTCTTGGTGACTCTGGCATTTTCCTACGTATCTGCCTCAG TGTTCATAAGGAAGGATGACGCGCACGTGCTGCTGCACCGCTCGAGGCGCGCGAACTCGGGGTTTCTCGAGGAGATGAAACAGGGAAACCTGGAGCGCGAGTGCGTCGAGGAAATCTGCGATTACGAGGAGGCTCGCGAGGTGTTTGAGGACGACGCCAAAACG aaGCAATTCTGGATGACATACAATC GTCGTGATCCCTGCCTGGACAATCCCTGTAAAAACAACGGGACGTGCATTTACATGGATAACTCCTACCAGTGCCAGTGCCCAGAAGGCTTCGAGGGGAAGTACTGCCAAGAAG TGTTTGAGGACACCCTGAAGTGCCTGTACCGGAACGGGGGGTGTGAGCAGTTCTGCAACGCCACCGGGCCACGGCGCAGGTGTGCCTGTGCTGAGGGCTATGCGCTCGGGGACAACGGAAAGGACTGTGTGCCTCAGG TGCTGTATCCCTGCGGTAAGATCCCTCTGCTGTCTGTGGAGAATCAGACAGCCCAAGCAACCGTCAGAATTGTTGGTGGAAACCAATGTCCCCGAGGTCACTGTCCCTGGCAG GTTCTCTTGGAGCACAAGGGCAAGAGCCTATGCGGAGGTGTGATAGTTCGGCCTGACTGGGTCATCACTGCTGCCCATTGTGTGCACAACAGAGACATTACTGACTTCAAAGTGGTtgcag GGGAGCACGACCTGAGCGTGCCGGAGGACTCGGAGCAGCGGATTTCCGTTGCCCAGGCGATCGCTCACGAGCGGTACGACGCGGCGTCGGGCGACAGCGACATCGCGCTGGTGCGGCTGCGGGAGCCCGTGGCGTTCTCGACGATGGCGGCGCCCGTGTGCCTGCCGGAGCGCGAGTTCTCCCTGCGCGAGCTCTCCGCCACGCGCCTCTCCACGCTCAGCGGCTGGGGCGGGCTGACCGCGGGGGGgaacgccccgccccccggccccgcccgcccggtCTCGCCCGTGCTGCGGCGGCTGGAGGTGCCGCTGGTGCCCGCGGCGGAGTGCGGGCCGAAGAGCGGCGTGAACCTGACGCAGAGCATGTTCTGCGCGGGCTACCTGCACGGCCTGCAGCCCGCCTGCCGGGGGGACGACGGCAGCCCGCTGGTCACGCAGTACCGCGGCACCGCCTTCCTCACCGGCCTGGTGGGCTGGGGCCGCGGCTGCCAAACGCCCGGCTACTACGGCATCTTCACCCGCGTCGACCACTTCCTGCCCTGGCTGCACGAGACCATGAGCacccccaagccccgcccccagcccgaCCCGCAGGCCCGCCCCCAGACCCTCCCCCAGCCGGAGGTGGACCTCGAGCAGAAGCAGGTGTAA
- the LOC118223461 gene encoding potassium-transporting ATPase subunit beta-like gives MAALKEKRTCGQRCHDFGRFVWNPDDQTFMGRTPEKWVYISLYYVAFYVVMTCLFSLAIYVMMYTLSPYAPDYQDRLSSPGVMVWPDKYGEDDVEITFNMSDKKSWSKMSNCLEQFLRPYNTTKQEHCNSHPCIQGKYFFQHEYSAPHHTKWSCAFTQDMLGNCSGLEDKTFGYSDGNPCVIIKMNRVINFLPGNGTGMAPYVNCTVLEGNENVKHMDYFPTNGTFDLSYFPYYGRKAQPTYVNPLVAVKFHMVQKRKAKIQCRVVADNIAYQNIHDPYEGKVMFYLTVL, from the exons ATGGCAGCCCTGAAGGAAAAGAGGACCTGCGGTCAGCGATGTCACGACTTCGGCCGCTTCGTCTGGAACCCCGATGACCAGACCTTCATGGGGAGAACTCCGGAGAAGtggg TGTACATCAGTCTGTACTACGTGGCCTTCTATGTGGTGATGACGTGTCTCTTCTCCTTGGCCATCTACGTGATGATGTACACGCTCTCTCCCTACGCTCCGGACTATCAGGACCGGTTATCATCGCCAG gggtgaTGGTGTGGCCAGACAAGTATGGAGAGGATGATGTGGAGATCACCTTCAACATGTCAGACAAGAAGAGCTGGAGCAAAATGTCCAATTGTTTGGAGCAATTCCTGAGGC CCTATAATACGACCAAGCAGGAGCACTGTAACAGCCACCCCTGCATCCAGGGCAAATACTTCTTCCAGCACGAGTACTCCGCTCCACACCACACAAAATGGTCCTGCGCGTTCACCCAGGACATGCTGGGAAACTGCTCAGGGCTCGAGGACAAAACCTTCGGCTACTCCGACGGAAACCCCTGCGTGATCATCAAGATGAACAGA GTCATTAACTTTTTGCCCGGAAATGGGACAGGAATGGCCCCATACGTCAACTGCACTGTGCTG GAAGGAAACGAGAATGTGAAACACATGGATTATTTCCCTACAAACGGCACCTTTGACCTCTCCTACTTCCCCTACTACGGCAGGAAGGCCCAG CCCACCTACGTCAACCCCCTGGTGGCGGTGAAGTTCCACATGGTGCAGAAACGGAAGGCCAAGATTCAGTGCAGAGTGGTGGCCGACAACATCGCCTACCAGAACATCCACGACCCGTACGAGGGCAAAGTGATGTTTTATCTCACGGTGCTGTAA
- the LOC118223460 gene encoding uncharacterized protein LOC118223460 isoform X3, which produces MDQVRRSAGEALWGMCAADAMSMPVHWYYTVQDIKNDFGGWIACFQSPRSRHPSSILTLSNTAGSGRSRSSVQRPPVVGSVILHDKLKFWKLPGGSVHYHQGLPAGGNTLNMLCTLRVARTLTEGGSSSVGGSGSVGGSWSAADRLARAAVLADYVRFMTTPGSHDDTYAESFHRAFFSDWQETRPTSPSEVLEFAERRYKEKMSGLIADSQLDAIGCLPMAIPFLLLSAHATEDQAVTAAVEFVRLTHPHPRLDGCVSLYARALHAALNGACIRQLSEAALRSPALDVWDTCQHYMHRASRFPGSSEERLQVHQSAVAALGLACYTKGALSSLFYLAHEFHDDLRGGILANTNCGGENCNRGAALGALLGAGRVGGAVPQEWKEGLVNAREIRAILENM; this is translated from the exons ATGGATCAGGTGCGCAGGTCGGCAGGCGAGGCGTTGTGGGGCATGTGTGCCGCGGATGCCATGTCCATGCCGGTGCACTGGTATTACACCGTTCAGGACATCAAGAACGACTTCGGGGGCTGGATAGCGTGCTTCCAGTCGCCGAGGAGCCGACATCCGTCCAGTATTCTCACGCTGTCAAACACAG CGGGCAGCGGCCGATCTCGGTCCTCAGTCCAGCGCCCCCCGGTGGTGGGCAGTGTCATCCTACACGACAAGCTCAAATTCTGGAAGTTGCCAGGCGGTTCAGTCCATTATCACCAAg GGCTCCCTGCTGGGGGGAACACACTGAACATGCTGTGCACACTGAGAGTGGCACGGACGCTGACCGAGGGGGGGTCCAGCAGCGTGGGGGGGTCGGGCAGCGTGGGGGGGTCCTGGAGCGCGGCGGATCGGCTGGCCCGCGCGGCGGTACTGGCCGATTACGTGCGCTTCATGACCACACCCGGGTCACATGATGACACCTACGCCGAATCCTTCCACAGAGCCTTCTTCTCCGACTGGCAGGAGACACGGCCTACCTCTCCCAGTGAG GTTTTGGAGTTTGCTGAAAGGCGCTATAAAGAGAAGATGAGCGGCTTGATCGCTGACAGCCAGCTGGATGCCATCGGCTGCCTCCCCATGGCGATTCCTTTCCTACTGCTGTCCGCCCACGCTACTGAAGACCAGGCT GTGACGGCAGCAGTAGAGTTTGTTCGGCTCACTCACCCTCACCCGCGGCTGGACGGGTGCGTCTCCCTGTACGCCCGGGCGCTCCACGCCGCGCTGAACGGGGCGTGTATCAGACAGCTGAGCGAGGCGGCGCTACGCTCGCCCGCCCTGGACGTGTGGGACACCTGCCAGCACTACATGCACAGAGCGTCCAG GTTTCCCGGGAGCTCAGAGGAGAGGCTGCAGGTGCATCAGAGTGCAGTGGCTGCGCTGGGGCTGGCCTGTTACACTAAAG GTGCGCTCAGCAGTCTGTTCTATCTGGCTCATGAGTTTCATGATGACCTTCGTGGAGGAATCCTGGCGAATACTAACTGTGGAG gggAGAACTGTAACCGTGGTGCTGCACTCGGAGCTCtgctgggggcggggcgtgTAGGCGGAGCCGTGCCTCAGGAGTGGAAGGAAGGCCTGGTCAACGCTCGGGAGATACGGGCTATCCTGGAGAACATGtaa